One stretch of Oncorhynchus clarkii lewisi isolate Uvic-CL-2024 chromosome 1, UVic_Ocla_1.0, whole genome shotgun sequence DNA includes these proteins:
- the LOC139424132 gene encoding ATP synthase mitochondrial F1 complex assembly factor 1-like isoform X2, whose product MCDDSEGGKMAAAMVQMSCLYRGMLAVRATGIRPLIPGLVPSQFRAFSVKKEKEPELEDNPYYNKYQEKIRKLRSAKPQEFNARLEKRNEIKREPLGHSKQSEFVNLMEQELEKRDNQADGSGRFTKDKTLGSILNLDLIQDKSGEEIAELWRQYYATKDTISAIIPAHVFEVIFNRAKCNPVTMGEHAPSQLILYHYSDLQKDKGVVLMTAEMDPKFMTVHLAQCLANQVQLFYGTQRQEIFRLVETFNHKPADFKHMAVIAELEQSGVNPALTSGN is encoded by the exons ATGTGCGACGACAGCGAAGGGGGAAAGATGGCGGCCGCCATGGTGCAAATGTCTTGTTTGTACCGTGGGATGCTAGCGGTCAGGGCAACTGGAATCCGACCGCTCATCCCTGGCCTGGTGCCGTCGCAGTTTAGAGCATTTTCTGTGAAGAAGGAGAAAGAGCCGGAACTGGAGGACAATccatattataataaatatcaggaAAAGATCAGAAAGCTAAGGAG TGCCAAACCGCAGGAGTTCAATGCTCGGCTTGAGAAGCGAAATGAAATTAAACGGGAGCCACTCGGACACTCTAAACAATCAGAGTTCGTCAACCTCATGGAGCAGGAG TTAGAGAAGCGTGACAACCAGGCTGATGGTTCAGGCAGATTCACCAAAGACAAG ACCCTAGGATCTATCCTGAACTTGGACTTGATCCAGGATAAGTCAGGAGAAGAAATTGCAGAG CTTTGGAGGCAGTATTATGCCACAAAAGACACCATAAGCGCCATCATACCA GCCCACGTTTTTGAAGTGATTTTCAACAGAGCTAAGTGCAACCCTGTG ACCATGGGAGAGCACGCCCCCAGTCAGTTGATCCTCTACCACTATTCTGACCTGCAGAAAGACAAGGGTGTAGTGCTCATGACTGCCGAGATGGATCCTAAATTCATG ACAGTACATCTGGCTCAGTGCTTGGCCAATCAGGTGCAGCTGTTCTACGGAACCCAGCGGCAGGAGATTTTTAGATTGGTGGAGACCTTCAACCACAAACCAGCTGACTTTAAACACATGGCAGTGATTGCTGAGTTGGAACAGAGTGGCGTCAATCCTGCTCTCACCTCTGGGAACTAG
- the LOC139424132 gene encoding ATP synthase mitochondrial F1 complex assembly factor 1-like isoform X1: MCDDSEGGKMAAAMVQMSCLYRGMLAVRATGIRPLIPGLVPSQFRAFSVKKEKEPELEDNPYYNKYQEKIRKLRSAKPQEFNARLEKRNEIKREPLGHSKQSEFVNLMEQELEKRDNQADGSGRFTKDKTLGSILNLDLIQDKSGEEIAELWRQYYATKDTISAIIPAHVFEVIFNRAKCNPVFLYALPQKEGYEFFLGQWSDHELHFTSLINVQTMGEHAPSQLILYHYSDLQKDKGVVLMTAEMDPKFMTVHLAQCLANQVQLFYGTQRQEIFRLVETFNHKPADFKHMAVIAELEQSGVNPALTSGN; this comes from the exons ATGTGCGACGACAGCGAAGGGGGAAAGATGGCGGCCGCCATGGTGCAAATGTCTTGTTTGTACCGTGGGATGCTAGCGGTCAGGGCAACTGGAATCCGACCGCTCATCCCTGGCCTGGTGCCGTCGCAGTTTAGAGCATTTTCTGTGAAGAAGGAGAAAGAGCCGGAACTGGAGGACAATccatattataataaatatcaggaAAAGATCAGAAAGCTAAGGAG TGCCAAACCGCAGGAGTTCAATGCTCGGCTTGAGAAGCGAAATGAAATTAAACGGGAGCCACTCGGACACTCTAAACAATCAGAGTTCGTCAACCTCATGGAGCAGGAG TTAGAGAAGCGTGACAACCAGGCTGATGGTTCAGGCAGATTCACCAAAGACAAG ACCCTAGGATCTATCCTGAACTTGGACTTGATCCAGGATAAGTCAGGAGAAGAAATTGCAGAG CTTTGGAGGCAGTATTATGCCACAAAAGACACCATAAGCGCCATCATACCA GCCCACGTTTTTGAAGTGATTTTCAACAGAGCTAAGTGCAACCCTGTG TTCCTGTATGCGTTACCCCAAAAGGAGGGCTATGAATTTTTCCTGGGGCAGTGGTCGGACCACGAACTGCATTTCACGTCCCTGATCAATGTCCAG ACCATGGGAGAGCACGCCCCCAGTCAGTTGATCCTCTACCACTATTCTGACCTGCAGAAAGACAAGGGTGTAGTGCTCATGACTGCCGAGATGGATCCTAAATTCATG ACAGTACATCTGGCTCAGTGCTTGGCCAATCAGGTGCAGCTGTTCTACGGAACCCAGCGGCAGGAGATTTTTAGATTGGTGGAGACCTTCAACCACAAACCAGCTGACTTTAAACACATGGCAGTGATTGCTGAGTTGGAACAGAGTGGCGTCAATCCTGCTCTCACCTCTGGGAACTAG